A single genomic interval of Amycolatopsis albispora harbors:
- a CDS encoding helix-turn-helix domain-containing protein, whose amino-acid sequence MTTATASRPVGELLREWRDRRRISQLDLAISADISTRHLSFVETGRSAPSRDMVLRLGEHLDVPLRERNQLLLAAGFAPVYSESGLDAPEMTAAREAVRRLLTAHEPYPAVVVDRRWTMVDANASVALLIAGVAPELLDGPVNVLRATLHPDGMAPRIANLGEWRAHLLGRLRREVAATADPELSELLAELREYPCHDVVPEVEVPKPGDLVVPLRLRHGDTELAFLSTVATFGTPLDVTLAELSIEAFFPADAHTAEVLRSAPLGAPAG is encoded by the coding sequence GTGACCACAGCGACTGCTTCCCGCCCGGTGGGCGAACTCCTGCGTGAATGGCGGGACCGGCGCCGGATCAGCCAGCTCGACCTGGCCATCTCGGCGGACATCTCCACACGCCACCTGAGCTTCGTCGAGACCGGGCGCTCGGCGCCCAGCCGCGACATGGTGCTCCGCCTCGGTGAGCACCTCGACGTACCGCTGCGTGAACGCAACCAGCTGCTGCTCGCCGCCGGATTCGCCCCGGTGTACTCGGAAAGCGGGCTCGACGCGCCCGAGATGACCGCCGCGCGCGAGGCGGTCCGGCGGCTGCTCACCGCGCACGAGCCCTATCCGGCGGTGGTCGTCGACCGGCGCTGGACCATGGTCGACGCCAACGCCAGCGTGGCGCTGCTGATCGCCGGGGTGGCGCCGGAACTGCTGGACGGCCCGGTGAACGTGCTGCGGGCGACGCTGCACCCGGACGGCATGGCACCGCGCATCGCGAACCTGGGGGAGTGGCGCGCGCACCTGCTCGGCAGGCTGCGGCGCGAGGTGGCCGCCACGGCCGACCCCGAACTGTCCGAACTGCTCGCCGAACTGCGCGAATATCCTTGCCACGACGTGGTTCCCGAGGTCGAGGTGCCGAAGCCGGGTGACCTCGTGGTGCCGCTGCGGCTGCGGCACGGCGACACCGAACTGGCCTTCCTCAGCACGGTGGCGACCTTCGGCACGCCGCTGGACGTGACGCTCGCCGAGTTGTCGATCGAGGCGTTCTTCCCGGCGGACGCGCACACCGCCGAGGTGCTCCGGTCAGCCCCGCTCGGCGCGCCAGCCGGGTAA